In Mytilus edulis chromosome 7, xbMytEdul2.2, whole genome shotgun sequence, a single genomic region encodes these proteins:
- the LOC139482447 gene encoding uncharacterized protein, with protein MSESGIVQRKDLYLIWEQKHFNKISPYKEFIFDMLIHLDILSEQRRYDITTGSRLPVENFFVPCMLTQRNDTRFMTHECTPEKTISLAFVFKGTIIPPALPNRLISACLSMWTVKTYEGKQLLFSGFIGLSFDKAHTIVVCVEGNRILLYVVHETSNGLIVPDIATGIKECLFTTLERISEFYKSTVHVSSGSQKLPFHIEYACSMLECYINEEAAFITDEWICDKHKIIHTKDKWNIWNQDQTKEECEINCQGLQEDALNQIPSDIELQRFSSRCEEMLIRELAIHLGITLHEWEKLRSDYEFVDIVKYRVLVTWREKYSGSFSNIAKALQDMDLTTHTLCQVKRIRQGHCVINEEYMDLIPTDEILDKLAHVIGTVSFQLGIE; from the exons ATGTCAGAAAGTGGAATCGTACAACGAAAAGATCTTTATCTTATTTGGGAACAAAAGCACTTCAATAAAATATCACCCTACAAAGAGTTCATATTTGATATGCTCATTCACCTTGATATTCTATCAGAGCAGCGAAGATATGATATTACTACGGGGAGTCGATTACCAGTGGAAAACTTCTTTGTTCCCTGTATGCTCACTCAAAGAAATGACACACGATTCATGACCCATGAATGCACACCAGAGAAAACCATCAGTCTAGCTTTTGTTTTCAAAGGGACAATAATACCACCAGCCTTACCAAACCGTCTCATTAGCGCATGTCTAAGTATGTGGACCGTGAAGACATATGAAGGAAAACAACTCCTGTTTTCAGGGTTCATTGGATTATCATTCGATAAAGCACATACTATTGTTGTCTGTGTTGAAGGTAACAGGATTTTGCTCTACGTAGTCCACGAAACCTCCAATGGACTGATCGTACCAGATATTGCCACTGGTATTAAGGAATGTCTGTTTACAACATTAGAGAGAATCTCAGAGTTCTATAAGTCCACAGTCCATGTCTCCTCTGGCAGCCAAAAACTACCCTTCCACATTGAATATGCATGCTCCATGTTAGAATGTTACATCAACGAAGAGGCAGCATTCATAACTGATGAATGGATCTGTGATAAACATAAGATCATACATACTAAAGACAAGTGGAATATTTGGAATCAAGATCAG acaaaAGAAGAATGTGAAATAAACTGTCAAG gtTTACAAGAAGATGCCTTGAATCAAATTCCAAGTGATATTGAACTTCAACGATTTTCATCACGATGTGAGGAAATGTTAATACGAGAGTTGGCTATACATCTTGGCATTACTTTGCACGAATGGGAAAAGTTAAGATCTGATTATGAATTTGTCGACATTGTAAAGTATAGAGTACTGGTCACCTGGAGAGAAAAGTATTCAGGAAGTTTCAGTAACATAGCAAAAGCTTTACAAGATATGGATTTGACTACCCACACACTCTGTCAG GTTAAAAGAATCAGACAAGGTCATTGTG TTATCAATGAGGAATACATGGATTTGATACCAACAGATGAAATACTAGATAAACTGGCACACGTAATAGGTACAGTATCCTTCCAACTGGGTATAGAATAA